The following is a genomic window from Candidatus Desulfarcum epimagneticum.
ACAGCCAGTGGGTTGAGAAAACGCCGCTGATCATCTCAGATACGTTTGCCGGCACTGGCACCCGCAACCTTTCCGATGACGGCCGGCAGGCCCTCCGGGATCTTTTCATTAGTTCCTTCGGCCCGGAGGAGAAAAAATAATGTAAGCGTTCGCAGGGCGCCGTATCTGCTGCGTTACCGGGCCTTTGAAGAACAAG
Proteins encoded in this region:
- a CDS encoding hypothetical protein (Evidence 5 : Unknown function), translated to MPALAPATFPMTAGRPSGIFSLVPSARRRKNNVSVRRAPYLLRYRAFEEQEYVRRPGALHIRRPVNTYKSMPELY